The stretch of DNA TTGAAGGCCCTCTGGATCTTCTGCTTCACCTGATCGACAAAAACAAGATCGATATCTATGATATTCCTATTGTGGAGATCACAGATCAGTATATGGAATATCTGCATTCCATGGAAAAAGAAGATCTGGGAATCATGAGCGAATTTCTTGTCATGGCAGCTACTCTTCTGGATATCAAATGCAAAATGCTTCTTCCGAAAGAAGTGAATGAGGAAGGAGAAGAGGAGGACCCCAGAGCAGAGCTTGTGCAGAAGCTGCTGGAATATAAGATGTACAAATATATGTCCTATGAATTACGGGACAGGCTTGGAGATGCGGCAGGGGTTTATTACCGAAAACAGGATCTTCCGGAAGAAGTGCTGCAGTATACTCCGCCGTCTGATCCCCAGGAACTTCTCCGGGGTCTGACACTGGAGCGGATGAGTGCGATCTATCAGGCATTGATCCGCAGACAGGAAGATAAGATCGATCCGATCCGAAGTAAATTCGGAAGGATTGAAAAAGAGGAAATATCACTTTCTGATAAATTGCTGGAAATGAAGGAATATGCAAAAGCTCACCGGAAATTCAGCTTTCGCAGGCTGATGGAAAATCAGCATTCCAAAATACAGCTGATCGTGACATTTCTGGCAATTCTGGAACTGATGAAAATGGGACATGTTCATGCAGAACAGGAAGATCTTTTTGATGATATTCATGTGGAAGTTATCACGGATCCGGACACATGGAAGAATCTGACAGAGTTTGCAGATGAATAATATAGTAGGAATGAGGACAATAAGTGGAAATCAAACGAATTGAAGGAGAAATCGAAGCCATCCTGTTTGCAATGGGAGAAGCTGTGGAATTACCCCGTATTGCCAGAGCGATCCGCCAGGATCCGACAACAACGGAAAATATCATTCGAAATATGATGATCCGTTATCAGGAAGAAGAGCGGGGGATCCAGATCATAGAGCTCGAAAACTCCTTTCAGCTTTGTACAAAAAAAGAATACTATGATTCTCTTATCCGGAT from Blautia sp. SC05B48 encodes:
- a CDS encoding segregation and condensation protein A; this translates as MALSVKLNVFEGPLDLLLHLIDKNKIDIYDIPIVEITDQYMEYLHSMEKEDLGIMSEFLVMAATLLDIKCKMLLPKEVNEEGEEEDPRAELVQKLLEYKMYKYMSYELRDRLGDAAGVYYRKQDLPEEVLQYTPPSDPQELLRGLTLERMSAIYQALIRRQEDKIDPIRSKFGRIEKEEISLSDKLLEMKEYAKAHRKFSFRRLMENQHSKIQLIVTFLAILELMKMGHVHAEQEDLFDDIHVEVITDPDTWKNLTEFADE